In Candidatus Eisenbacteria bacterium, the genomic stretch GGACCGGGAGAACGGCTACTCCTTCCTGGCGCGCACGGAACGGCAGGAGGAGCTCGAGTGGCGGGGCAGCTTCACGATGCGGCCGTTCACGTCCGAGGGAACCCTTCGGGTCGGGAATCTCCAGGCGCTGACCCTCGAGGACTTCCTGGGTCCCGAGAATCCGTACCAGTTCACGGCGGGGACGATCGACTTCGCGGCGAAGTACAAGGTGGATGCCAGCCGAGCGCCCGTGAAGACCGGCCTCCACGACATGGCGGTCACGATCCGCGGTCTCGCGATGACGCATCGCGAGACCGGGGAGGAGGCGATCTCGGCTGCGTCGATCCAGACCCGCGGCGGAGCCGTCGACGCCCTGGCGCTCCAGGCGAACCTGGGGCAGGTCGTCGCGAACGGCGCGCGAATCCGTCTCTGGATGGACGAGAGCGGCAAGACGAACCTCCAGCGGTGGTCCCGGCCGCCGGCGGACTCGGCGGCCCCCTCGTGGATCACGCTCATCCCGCGGCTCGAAGCGACCGGCGCGGAGCTCACCTTCCAGGAGCGGCGGATCGATCCGCCGGTCGAGATCCACGTTCACGGTGCGCGCGTCGAGATGGACGGATACAGCACGAAGTACGGCACCGTGTCGCCGCTGAGCGTGGCGTGCAGCCTTGGCACCTCCGGCTGGGCGGAAGCCCAGGGACACTTCACCTCGGGAACCGCGGCGACCGACCTCGAGGTCGCGATGCGAGATCTCGACGTGAGGGATCTCGAGGGATACATCGCACCGTTTTCGCGGATCGATCTCATCCGCGGCACGGTGGGCGCGCGCGGGAGATTCCTGTGGAATTCCCTCGGGCCCGGCGGCCCGATGCTCCGCTTCAAGGGGGAGGTCTCGTCCGCCCGCTTCGCCTCGCTGGACGGACGGCACAAGAAGGAGCTCCTCTCGTGGGATCGACTCGAGGTCAAGGAGCTGGAATACG encodes the following:
- a CDS encoding DUF748 domain-containing protein; protein product: MTPKLKTILLSLGVALVVYALAGFLLAPRLVRSILLENLGKTLTTTPTLEAVRVNPFALSLTLRGFAIPEPGGKSGVPPAVAFDELHLRASILSPFYRAWTLDELRLEKPSVNAAILEDRTLSLFRLLREQPASGDSTSGEPPAVLVRQLRIADGSLAFEDRSRKQPLRKSLIPIQIELRDFTTRKDRENGYSFLARTERQEELEWRGSFTMRPFTSEGTLRVGNLQALTLEDFLGPENPYQFTAGTIDFAAKYKVDASRAPVKTGLHDMAVTIRGLAMTHRETGEEAISAASIQTRGGAVDALALQANLGQVVANGARIRLWMDESGKTNLQRWSRPPADSAAPSWITLIPRLEATGAELTFQERRIDPPVEIHVHGARVEMDGYSTKYGTVSPLSVACSLGTSGWAEAQGHFTSGTAATDLEVAMRDLDVRDLEGYIAPFSRIDLIRGTVGARGRFLWNSLGPGGPMLRFKGEVSSARFASLDGRHKKELLSWDRLEVKELEYDYAPSRVRIREIATVKPYIRFIIAPDMTTNLQGLQVPPDSLPVAFRPTSAPRDTMPVEIGVLKVQDGSMYFADLSLTPNFGTGIVGMNGTIRELSSAQAAHAAIDLTGKVD